A region of the Pseudomonas anguilliseptica genome:
ACCCATGCCGGGCACTATCAATATCGCAGTCTGGCGACTGCCGATTGATTCGATCGCATTCATGGCCTGGGCTCCTGTTGAGCAGGCTTAGTGGCGGCAGTGCCGAACAGTTGTGGGATCAAGGCTGGCATTCGCGTCATCTGCTGGCGCCTCCTGGCTTAGTGCCGGTGATCGTCGTGCCTGCCATGGCCGCTGTGCATAAACAGATGCATCAGCGGGCACAGCAGCAGGATCAGATAGGGCAGGGCAGCGAGCAGATGGGTTTCGTGCTCTTCCCAGAGGAGAAACAGGGCGATGGTTGCGAAAAACACCAGTGCAGGCCAGAGGCGCCAGGGGTTGTTGGCGGCATGGGCGCGATGCGGGTCATGGGGCATGTGGGCACTCTCCAAAAAACCGAGGGGCGCAGCGCTATGCATGGCGTGGGCCGGCGCAGCGCGGCTGCGGGTTTTAGCAGGGGAGAGTGGCGCTATTCGTTATAGCGATGCAGCTGCTTGCGAATAGGCGCGGGTAGGCTGGGGTGGAATAAGGGAATGCGCAGTAAGCGGCCGCTGCGCCGCTGCAGATCCTTGAGCAGGCCAAGGCTACCAGCCAGGGCGAACAGGGCGGTCAAGGCCA
Encoded here:
- a CDS encoding DUF2933 domain-containing protein, whose amino-acid sequence is MHSAAPLGFLESAHMPHDPHRAHAANNPWRLWPALVFFATIALFLLWEEHETHLLAALPYLILLLCPLMHLFMHSGHGRHDDHRH